In one Arachis duranensis cultivar V14167 chromosome 9, aradu.V14167.gnm2.J7QH, whole genome shotgun sequence genomic region, the following are encoded:
- the LOC107465518 gene encoding phosphoenolpyruvate carboxylase kinase 1 produces the protein MCSSVKGQYEISEEIGRGRFGTIYRCYDVVSGEAYACKVIDKSILADETDQQCILNEPKLMSLLTPHPNILTIHNAFEDDRSLSLILDLCLPLTLLDRLTASTVTPFPDACHVITQLLEAVSHCHRSGIAHRDLKPENILFDSRDILKLADFGSAEWFAGDGGGLMSGVVGTPYYVAPEVLMGREYDEKVDVWSCGVILYMMLAGAPPFYGDSAVEIFESVLRGNLRFPPRLFRNVSPAAKDLLRKMICKDPSRRISAEQALRHSWILRGGESEAAELT, from the exons atgtgTTCATCGGTGAAGGGGCAATACGAGATAAGCGAAGAAATAGGGAGAGGGCGTTTCGGCACAATATACCGGTGCTACGACGTCGTTTCAGGAGAAGCATACGCCTGCAAAGTAATCGACAAATCAATCCTAGCAGACGAAACGGACCAGCAGTGTATACTTAACGAACCGAAGCTGATGTCACTCCTAACCCCTCACCCTAACATCCTCACTATCCACAACGCCTTCGAAGACGaccgctctctctctctcatcctcGACCTCTGCCTTCCCCTCACCCTCCTCGACCGCCTAACTGCCTCAACTGTCACTCCATTCCCCGACGCCTGCCACGTCATCACCCAGCTTCTAGAAGCCGTTTCTCACTGCCACCGCAGCGGCATCGCGCATCGCGACTTGAAGCCCGAGAatattctctttgattccaGAGACATCTTGAAGCTCGCCGACTTTGGCTCCGCCGAGTGGTTCGCCGGCGATGGTGGGGGTCTGATGAGCGGTGTGGTGGGGACGCCGTATTACGTGGCGCCGGAAGTGTTGATGGGGAGGGAGTATGATGAGAAAGTTGATGTGTGGAGCTGTGGAGTTATACTTTACATGATGTTGGCCGGTGCGCCGCCGTTTTACGGTGATTCCGCCGTCGAGATTTTCGAGTCTGTTCTTCGAGGGAACTTGAGGTTTCCGCCGAGGCTCTTCCGGAATGTGTCGCCGGCCGCCAAGGATTTGTTGCGGAAGATGATATGTAAGGACCCTTCTAGGAGGATCTCCGCCGAACAAGCCTTGA GGCACTCATGGATCTTGAGGGGAGGTGAGAGTGAGGCAGCTGAACTAACTTGA